Proteins encoded together in one Pseudomonas oryzicola window:
- a CDS encoding chemotaxis protein CheW has protein sequence MKGESAMQLLAEDDAHVDDCWNRIGVHGDKQCPLLARHVHCRNCEVYAAAATRLLDRYTLMDNHQAAQAAPAEEASGVSMLLFRLGEEWLALATASLAEIAPLQAVHSLPHQRSRVLQGVANVRGALVPCLSLADLLGVQPGSAEQRGGRATPRMLILAADGGPVVMAVEEIDGIHRLDPQLLDSGQDATRFTAAVLQWRGRSVRVLDDQHLLSAVQRSLS, from the coding sequence ATGAAAGGTGAGTCCGCGATGCAACTGCTCGCCGAAGATGATGCACACGTCGACGACTGCTGGAACCGCATAGGGGTACATGGCGACAAGCAATGCCCGTTGCTGGCGCGGCACGTGCACTGCCGAAACTGTGAGGTATATGCCGCCGCCGCCACACGCCTGCTCGACCGCTACACGTTGATGGACAATCACCAGGCAGCGCAGGCCGCTCCTGCCGAGGAAGCCTCGGGTGTTTCGATGCTGCTGTTCCGCCTGGGGGAAGAGTGGCTGGCGCTGGCCACTGCCAGCCTGGCCGAAATCGCCCCTTTGCAGGCGGTGCATTCACTGCCGCACCAGCGTTCGCGGGTGCTGCAGGGCGTGGCCAACGTGCGTGGTGCGCTGGTGCCGTGCCTGTCGCTGGCCGACCTGTTGGGGGTACAACCCGGCAGCGCCGAGCAACGTGGCGGCCGGGCGACGCCACGCATGCTGATCCTGGCCGCCGATGGCGGGCCGGTGGTGATGGCGGTCGAGGAAATCGACGGCATTCACCGGCTCGACCCGCAACTGCTCGACAGCGGCCAGGATGCCACCCGTTTCACCGCAGCGGTGCTGCAATGGCGGGGCCGCAGCGTGCGGGTGCTGGACGATCAACATTTACTGTCTGCCGTGCAGCGGAGCCTGTCATGA
- a CDS encoding flavohemoglobin expression-modulating QEGLA motif protein, whose amino-acid sequence MDEYQQTIRALSDRIVAAQTPIRVLDAVKWDDNIRQGFLKAKGKEPPAVDHAYYQSRPLSFDSSAVKAEFQGIERDIIRQLGQFNPVGQIMKRMCREYRMVIRMLEARGTEDFGLISQELYGAASDAFHAGDPTLADLGLMLSDYLNNIDGRGDLKDEPKNLTAKEAVAILQRRLNKVFGEAEETIRVFESDGIVADAAAGADYIKVRADAMFNARDVRALEVHEGLVHVGTTLNGLNQPICTFLAKGPPSSTVTQEGLAILMEVIAFASYPSRLRKLTNRTRAIHMVEEGADFMQVYSFFREQGFEMAQSYSNASRVFRGSVPNGLPFTKDLSYLKGFIMVYNYIQLAVKKGKLEQIPLLFCGKTTLEDMRTLRQLVEEGLVEPPKYLPEQFRDLNALSAWMCFSNFLNHLSLDRIEADYANIL is encoded by the coding sequence GTGGACGAATACCAGCAAACCATTCGTGCCCTGTCCGACCGCATCGTCGCGGCGCAGACCCCGATCCGGGTCCTGGACGCGGTGAAATGGGACGACAACATTCGCCAGGGCTTCCTCAAGGCCAAGGGCAAGGAGCCGCCGGCCGTCGACCATGCCTACTACCAGTCGCGCCCGCTGTCGTTCGATTCCAGTGCGGTCAAAGCCGAGTTCCAGGGGATCGAGCGCGACATCATCCGCCAGCTCGGTCAGTTCAACCCAGTCGGGCAGATCATGAAGCGCATGTGCCGCGAGTACCGCATGGTGATACGCATGCTCGAGGCGCGCGGCACCGAGGACTTCGGCCTGATTTCCCAGGAGCTGTACGGCGCGGCCTCGGATGCCTTCCACGCCGGTGACCCGACCCTGGCCGATCTGGGCCTGATGCTGTCGGACTACCTGAACAACATCGACGGCCGCGGCGACCTCAAGGACGAACCGAAGAACCTCACTGCCAAGGAAGCCGTGGCCATCCTCCAGCGCCGGCTGAACAAAGTGTTCGGCGAAGCTGAGGAAACCATCCGCGTGTTCGAGTCCGACGGTATCGTCGCTGACGCCGCGGCCGGGGCGGACTACATCAAGGTGCGCGCCGACGCCATGTTCAACGCCCGTGACGTGCGCGCCCTGGAGGTGCACGAAGGGCTGGTGCACGTGGGCACCACGCTCAATGGCCTGAACCAGCCGATCTGCACCTTCCTGGCCAAGGGCCCACCCTCGTCGACGGTGACCCAGGAAGGCCTGGCCATCCTCATGGAAGTGATCGCCTTCGCTTCGTACCCCAGCCGCCTGCGCAAGCTCACCAACCGCACCCGCGCCATCCACATGGTCGAGGAGGGTGCTGATTTCATGCAGGTGTACAGCTTCTTCCGCGAGCAGGGCTTCGAAATGGCGCAAAGCTACAGCAACGCCAGCCGGGTGTTCCGGGGCTCGGTGCCCAACGGCCTGCCATTCACCAAGGACTTGTCCTACCTCAAGGGCTTCATCATGGTTTACAACTACATTCAGTTGGCCGTGAAGAAGGGCAAGCTCGAGCAGATCCCGCTGCTGTTCTGCGGCAAGACCACCCTGGAAGACATGCGTACCCTGCGCCAGCTGGTCGAGGAGGGCCTGGTCGAGCCGCCCAAGTACCTGCCTGAACAGTTCCGTGACCTCAACGCGCTGTCAGCCTGGATGTGTTTCTCCAACTTCCTCAACCACCTGAGCCTGGACCGTATTGAAGCCGACTACGCGAACATTCTCTGA
- a CDS encoding hybrid sensor histidine kinase/response regulator yields MTPEQMRDASLLELFSLEAEAQTQVLSAGLMALERNPTQADQLEACMRAAHSLKGAARIVGVDAGVSVAHVMEDCLVAAQEGRLYLTAEHIDALLQGTDLLMRIATPGDTGAQAILPVFLAQMACLLEPGNAAMPAVPPGVPALPQVPAPAQQAEPVPLPAAFLEPDPEPEPMSRRKAGKRAGDGAERVLRVTADRLNSLLDLSSKSLVETQRLKPYLATLQRLKRMHGQGMQALDGLRMQLEDSGQSSEVLEALAQTQRLLAETQQILQQQAADLDEFVWQASQRAQLLYDTALACRMRPFADVLAGQSRMVRDLGRSLGKPVRLLVEGEKTQVDRDVLEKLEAPLTHLLRNAVDHGIELPERRLLAGKPEEGVIRLRASHQAGMLSLELIDDGAGIDLERLRSSIVERALSPADTVARMSEAELLTFLFLPGFSLRDTVTEVSGRGVGLDAVQHMIRELRGSIELTQTAGQGCRFHLQVPLTLSVVRSLVVEVGGEAYAFPLAHIERTLDVAAEEIVQIEGRQHFWHEGRHIGLVAASQLLNRPAGQAEESRLRVVVIREREQLYGVAVERLVGERVLVVMPLDPRLGKVQDISSGALLDDGSVVLIIDVEDLLRSLDKLLSTGSLERIARGSGGARGVVRKRILVVDDSLTVRELQRKLLGNRGYDVAVAVDGMDGWNALRGEDFDLLITDIDMPRMDGIELVTLVRRDQRLQSLPVMVVSYKDREEDRRRGLDAGADYYLAKASFHDDALLDAVVELIGGAQG; encoded by the coding sequence ATGACCCCAGAGCAAATGCGCGACGCATCGTTGCTCGAGCTGTTCAGCCTGGAGGCCGAGGCACAGACCCAGGTGCTCAGTGCCGGCTTGATGGCGCTGGAGCGCAACCCTACCCAGGCCGACCAGCTCGAGGCCTGCATGCGTGCTGCCCACTCGCTGAAGGGGGCGGCGCGGATCGTTGGCGTGGACGCGGGTGTCAGCGTCGCCCATGTCATGGAAGACTGCCTGGTAGCCGCCCAGGAGGGGCGCCTGTACCTGACCGCCGAGCATATCGATGCCTTGCTGCAAGGTACCGACCTGCTGATGCGCATCGCCACGCCTGGGGATACCGGGGCGCAGGCGATCCTGCCGGTGTTCCTCGCGCAAATGGCCTGCCTGCTCGAGCCTGGGAACGCGGCCATGCCTGCCGTGCCGCCCGGCGTCCCGGCACTGCCGCAGGTGCCAGCGCCTGCCCAGCAGGCCGAGCCTGTGCCGCTGCCCGCCGCTTTCCTCGAACCAGACCCCGAGCCCGAGCCGATGTCGCGCCGCAAGGCGGGCAAGCGTGCCGGCGACGGTGCGGAACGGGTGCTGCGGGTAACAGCCGACCGCCTCAACAGCCTGCTCGACCTGTCCAGCAAGTCGCTGGTGGAAACCCAGCGGCTCAAGCCTTACCTGGCCACCCTGCAGCGCCTCAAGCGCATGCACGGCCAAGGCATGCAGGCGCTCGATGGCCTGCGCATGCAACTGGAGGACAGTGGCCAGAGCAGCGAGGTGCTCGAAGCCTTGGCGCAGACCCAGCGCCTGCTGGCGGAAACCCAGCAGATCCTGCAGCAGCAGGCTGCCGACCTGGATGAGTTCGTCTGGCAGGCCAGCCAGCGCGCACAACTGTTGTACGACACGGCGCTGGCCTGCAGGATGCGGCCGTTTGCCGATGTATTGGCCGGCCAGAGCCGCATGGTCCGCGACCTTGGACGGTCGCTGGGCAAGCCGGTGCGGTTGCTGGTGGAAGGGGAAAAGACCCAGGTCGACCGTGATGTGCTGGAAAAGCTCGAAGCACCGCTGACCCATCTGTTGCGCAACGCGGTCGACCATGGCATCGAACTGCCCGAGCGGCGCCTGCTGGCGGGCAAGCCGGAGGAGGGCGTGATCCGCCTGCGCGCCTCGCACCAGGCCGGCATGCTCAGCCTGGAGCTGATCGACGATGGTGCCGGCATCGACCTCGAACGCCTGCGCAGCAGCATCGTCGAACGCGCCCTGTCACCTGCCGACACCGTGGCGCGGATGAGCGAGGCGGAGTTGCTGACGTTCCTGTTCCTGCCCGGGTTCAGCCTGCGCGACACGGTCACCGAGGTCTCCGGGCGCGGGGTCGGCCTGGATGCCGTGCAGCACATGATCCGTGAGCTGCGCGGCTCCATCGAGCTGACCCAGACAGCCGGGCAGGGCTGCCGTTTCCACCTGCAGGTACCGTTGACCCTGTCGGTGGTGCGCAGCCTGGTGGTCGAGGTGGGCGGCGAGGCCTACGCCTTCCCGCTCGCCCACATCGAACGCACGCTGGACGTGGCTGCCGAAGAGATCGTGCAGATCGAAGGGCGCCAGCACTTCTGGCACGAAGGCCGGCATATCGGCCTGGTCGCAGCCAGCCAGTTGCTCAACCGCCCGGCCGGGCAGGCCGAGGAAAGCCGGCTGCGGGTGGTGGTGATTCGGGAGCGCGAGCAACTGTACGGCGTGGCCGTGGAACGGCTGGTGGGCGAGCGGGTGCTGGTGGTGATGCCACTCGATCCGCGGCTGGGCAAGGTGCAGGACATTTCTTCCGGCGCCCTGCTCGACGATGGCTCGGTGGTGCTGATCATCGATGTCGAGGACTTGTTGCGCTCACTGGACAAACTGCTCAGCACCGGCAGCCTGGAACGCATCGCGCGCGGCAGCGGCGGCGCCCGCGGCGTGGTGCGCAAGCGCATTCTGGTGGTCGATGATTCGCTGACCGTGCGTGAACTGCAGCGCAAATTGCTCGGCAACCGTGGCTACGACGTGGCCGTGGCGGTGGATGGCATGGATGGCTGGAACGCCTTGCGTGGCGAGGACTTCGACCTGCTGATCACCGACATCGACATGCCGCGCATGGACGGCATCGAGCTGGTCACCCTGGTGCGCCGCGACCAGCGCCTGCAGTCGCTGCCGGTGATGGTGGTGTCCTACAAGGACCGCGAGGAAGACCGGCGGCGTGGCCTGGATGCTGGCGCCGACTACTATTTGGCAAAGGCCAGTTTCCACGACGATGCGTTGCTGGATGCTGTGGTGGAGCTGATCGGGGGGGCGCAGGGATGA
- the lysS gene encoding lysine--tRNA ligase, translating to MSDLKTDVQDLQQEENALIALRKEKLAAERAKGNAFPNDFRRDSYCNDLQKQYADKTKEELEAAAIPVKVAGRIMLNRGSFMVIQDMTGRIQVYVNRKTLPEETLAAVKTWDLGDIISAEGTLARSGKGDLYVEMTNVRLLTKSLRPLPDKHHGLTDTEQRYRQRYVDLMVNEETRHTFRVRSQVISHIRKFLIERDFLEVETPMLQTIPGGAAAKPFETHHNALDMAMFLRIAPELYLKRLVVGGFEKVFEINRNFRNEGVSTRHNPEFTMLEFYQAYADYRDNMDLTEELFRELAQLVLGSTDVPYGDKVFHFGEPFARLSVFDSILKYNPELTAADLQDVDRAREIARKAGAKVLGHEGLGKLQVMIFEELVEHKLEQPHFITEYPFEVSPLARRNDDNPAVTDRFELFIGGREIANAYSELNDAEDQAERFLAQVAEKDAGDDEAMHYDADFVRALEYGMPPTAGEGIGIDRLVMLLTNSPSIRDVILFPHMRPQA from the coding sequence ATGAGCGACCTCAAGACCGACGTGCAAGACCTGCAACAGGAAGAAAACGCCCTGATCGCCCTGCGCAAGGAAAAGCTTGCCGCCGAGCGCGCCAAGGGCAACGCCTTCCCCAATGACTTCCGTCGCGACAGCTACTGCAACGACCTGCAGAAACAGTACGCGGACAAGACCAAGGAAGAACTGGAAGCTGCAGCGATTCCGGTCAAGGTCGCTGGTCGCATCATGCTCAACCGGGGCTCGTTCATGGTCATCCAGGACATGACCGGTCGCATCCAGGTCTACGTCAACCGCAAGACCCTGCCGGAAGAAACCCTGGCGGCGGTCAAGACCTGGGACCTGGGCGACATCATCAGCGCCGAAGGTACCCTGGCCCGTTCCGGCAAGGGCGACCTGTACGTCGAAATGACCAACGTGCGCCTGCTGACCAAGTCGCTGCGCCCGCTGCCCGACAAGCACCACGGCCTGACCGACACCGAACAGCGCTACCGCCAGCGTTACGTCGACCTGATGGTCAACGAAGAAACCCGTCACACCTTCCGTGTGCGCTCGCAGGTGATCTCGCACATCCGCAAGTTCCTCATCGAGCGCGACTTCCTCGAAGTCGAGACGCCGATGCTGCAGACCATTCCGGGCGGTGCCGCAGCCAAGCCGTTCGAAACCCACCACAACGCCCTGGACATGGCCATGTTCCTGCGTATCGCGCCGGAGCTGTATCTCAAGCGCCTGGTTGTCGGTGGTTTCGAAAAAGTGTTCGAGATCAACCGCAACTTCCGTAACGAAGGCGTTTCGACTCGGCACAACCCTGAATTCACCATGCTCGAGTTCTACCAGGCCTACGCCGACTATCGCGACAACATGGACCTCACCGAGGAACTGTTCCGCGAACTGGCCCAGCTGGTACTGGGCAGCACCGACGTGCCGTACGGCGACAAGGTCTTCCACTTTGGCGAGCCGTTCGCCCGCCTGTCGGTGTTCGACTCGATCCTCAAATACAACCCGGAACTGACCGCTGCCGACCTGCAGGACGTCGACCGTGCCCGCGAGATCGCCAGGAAGGCCGGTGCCAAGGTGCTGGGCCACGAAGGCCTGGGCAAGCTGCAGGTGATGATTTTCGAAGAGCTGGTCGAGCATAAGCTGGAGCAACCGCACTTCATCACCGAGTACCCGTTCGAAGTGTCGCCGCTGGCCCGTCGCAACGACGATAACCCGGCAGTTACCGACCGTTTCGAGCTGTTCATCGGCGGCCGTGAGATCGCCAACGCCTACTCCGAGCTGAACGATGCCGAAGACCAGGCCGAGCGCTTCCTGGCCCAGGTGGCCGAGAAGGATGCCGGTGACGACGAAGCCATGCACTACGACGCCGATTTCGTGCGTGCCCTGGAATACGGCATGCCGCCGACCGCGGGTGAAGGCATTGGTATCGACCGCCTGGTGATGCTGCTGACCAACTCGCCATCGATCCGCGACGTGATCCTGTTCCCGCACATGCGTCCGCAAGCCTGA
- a CDS encoding chemotaxis response regulator protein-glutamate methylesterase, with product MKIAIVNDMPMAVEALRRVVAFEPAHEVIWVAGNGAEAVRLCAEALPDLILMDLIMPVMDGVEATRRIMAETPCAIVIVTVDRKQNMHRVFEAMGHGALDVVDTPALGAGDPREAAAPLLRKILNISWLIGQQNAPATRPVAAPVRAASQHRGLVAIGSSAGGPAALEVLLKGLPAAFPAAIVLVQHVDQVFAAGMAEWLSSAAGLPVRLARQGEPPQPGQVLLAGTNHHIRLLQNGQLAYTAEPVNEIYRPSIDVFFESVARYWTGDAVGVLLTGMGRDGAQGLKLMRQQGFLTIAQDQASSAVYGMPKAAVAIDAAVEVRPLERIAGRLMEIFAK from the coding sequence ATGAAGATCGCCATCGTCAACGACATGCCCATGGCGGTCGAGGCACTGCGCCGGGTGGTCGCCTTCGAACCTGCGCACGAGGTGATATGGGTGGCCGGTAATGGTGCCGAGGCGGTGCGGCTTTGCGCTGAAGCGTTGCCAGACCTGATCCTTATGGACCTGATCATGCCGGTGATGGACGGCGTCGAGGCGACCCGCAGGATCATGGCCGAAACCCCTTGCGCCATCGTCATCGTGACGGTCGACCGCAAGCAGAACATGCACCGGGTGTTCGAGGCCATGGGCCACGGCGCGCTCGACGTGGTCGACACGCCGGCGCTGGGGGCGGGCGACCCGCGCGAAGCGGCGGCGCCCTTGTTGCGCAAGATCCTCAACATAAGCTGGCTGATCGGTCAGCAGAATGCCCCGGCCACACGCCCGGTCGCCGCGCCTGTGCGGGCCGCGTCGCAGCACCGCGGGCTGGTGGCGATCGGCTCGTCCGCGGGCGGCCCGGCAGCCCTCGAAGTGCTGCTGAAGGGGCTGCCGGCGGCGTTTCCGGCGGCCATCGTGCTGGTCCAGCATGTGGACCAGGTGTTTGCCGCAGGCATGGCCGAATGGCTCAGCAGCGCAGCCGGCCTGCCGGTGCGCCTGGCCCGTCAAGGTGAACCACCGCAGCCCGGCCAGGTGTTGCTGGCCGGCACCAACCACCACATCCGCCTGCTACAGAACGGTCAACTGGCCTACACTGCCGAACCGGTCAATGAGATTTACCGGCCCTCGATCGATGTGTTTTTCGAGAGTGTGGCGCGCTACTGGACCGGCGATGCGGTCGGTGTACTGCTCACCGGCATGGGCCGCGACGGTGCCCAGGGCCTGAAACTGATGCGCCAGCAGGGCTTCCTGACCATTGCCCAGGACCAGGCCAGCAGTGCGGTGTATGGAATGCCCAAAGCTGCTGTGGCCATCGATGCCGCGGTGGAGGTCCGCCCGCTGGAACGCATCGCCGGGCGCTTGATGGAAATTTTTGCAAAATGA
- the prfB gene encoding peptide chain release factor 2 (programmed frameshift) — MEIQPILNTIKDLTERSQSIRGYLDYDHKHDRLIEVNRELEDPNVWNKPEYAQALGRERAMLAQVVETLDKLSGGLADCQDLLDMAVEENDEGAVSDVVTELEGLEEKLAQLEFRRMFSGEMDMNNAYLDIQAGSGGTEAQDWANILLRMYLRWADKRGFDATIIELSEGEVAGIKGATVHVKGEYAFGWLRTEIGVHRLVRKSPFDSGARRHTSFSAVFVSPEIDDKVEIEINPADLRIDTYRSSGAGGQHVNTTDSAVRITHVPTNTVVACQNERSQHANKDTAMKMLRAKLYELEMQKRNAASQALEDSKSDIGWGHQIRSYVLDDSRIKDLRTGVERSDCQKVLDGDLDQYLEASLKQGL, encoded by the exons ATGGAAATCCAACCGATCCTGAACACCATCAAGGACCTCACCGAGCGTTCCCAGTCCATTCGGGGGTATCTT GACTACGATCACAAGCATGACCGCCTGATCGAAGTCAATCGCGAGCTGGAAGACCCCAACGTCTGGAACAAGCCCGAGTACGCCCAGGCCCTGGGCCGCGAGCGTGCCATGCTGGCCCAGGTCGTCGAGACCCTGGACAAGCTGTCCGGTGGCCTGGCCGACTGCCAGGACCTGCTCGACATGGCCGTCGAGGAAAATGACGAAGGCGCCGTCAGCGACGTCGTGACCGAACTGGAAGGCCTGGAAGAAAAACTGGCCCAGCTCGAGTTCCGTCGCATGTTCAGCGGCGAGATGGACATGAACAACGCCTACCTGGACATCCAGGCCGGCTCCGGTGGTACCGAGGCGCAGGACTGGGCCAACATCCTGCTGCGCATGTACCTGCGCTGGGCCGACAAGCGCGGTTTCGACGCCACCATCATCGAGCTTTCCGAAGGTGAAGTCGCCGGCATCAAGGGCGCCACCGTGCACGTCAAGGGCGAGTACGCCTTCGGCTGGCTGCGTACCGAAATCGGTGTGCACCGCCTGGTGCGCAAGAGCCCGTTCGACTCCGGCGCCCGTCGCCACACCTCGTTCTCGGCGGTATTCGTGTCACCCGAGATCGACGACAAGGTCGAGATCGAGATCAACCCGGCCGACCTGCGCATCGACACCTACCGCTCCTCCGGTGCCGGTGGCCAGCACGTGAACACCACCGACTCGGCGGTACGTATCACCCACGTGCCGACCAACACCGTGGTGGCGTGCCAGAACGAACGCTCCCAGCACGCCAACAAGGACACCGCCATGAAAATGCTGCGGGCCAAGTTGTACGAGCTGGAAATGCAGAAGCGCAACGCCGCCTCGCAGGCGCTGGAAGACAGCAAGTCGGACATCGGCTGGGGCCACCAGATCCGCTCCTACGTGCTGGACGACTCGCGCATCAAGGACTTGCGTACCGGTGTCGAGCGCAGCGACTGCCAGAAGGTCCTGGACGGCGACCTCGACCAGTACCTGGAAGCGAGCCTCAAGCAGGGGCTGTAA
- the wspR gene encoding Wsp signal transduction system regulator diguanylate cyclase WspR (signal transduction system involved in biofilm formation) — MNDLPIEGFTTANENSAMVLLVDDQAMIGEAVRRGLANEENIDFHFCADPHQAVAQAVRIKPTVILQDLIMPGLDGLTLVREYRNNPATQDIPIIVLSTKEDPLVKSAAFAAGANDYLVKLPDTIELVARIRYHSRSYLTLLQRDEAYRALRVSQQQLLDSNLMLQRLMNSDGLTGLSNRRHFDEYLELEWRRAMREQQQLSLLMIDVDFFKAYNDSFGHLAGDEALRQVAEAIRGVCSRPTDLPARYGGEEFVLVLPNTSQGGARLVAEKLRQTILGLGIPHTAPTTDSYLTVSIGLATQTPAIGSHSRQLISAADKGLYLAKNSGRNQVGIA; from the coding sequence ATGAATGATTTACCGATCGAAGGTTTCACGACCGCCAACGAGAACTCGGCGATGGTATTGCTGGTCGACGACCAGGCCATGATCGGTGAGGCGGTGCGGCGGGGCCTGGCCAATGAAGAGAACATCGACTTCCACTTCTGCGCCGACCCGCACCAGGCGGTGGCCCAGGCGGTGCGCATCAAGCCCACGGTGATTCTCCAGGACCTGATCATGCCTGGCCTGGACGGGCTGACCCTGGTACGTGAATACCGCAACAACCCGGCGACCCAGGACATCCCGATCATCGTCCTGTCGACCAAGGAAGACCCGCTGGTCAAGAGCGCAGCCTTTGCTGCCGGGGCCAACGACTACCTGGTCAAGCTGCCGGACACCATCGAGCTGGTGGCGCGCATTCGCTACCACTCGCGCTCCTACCTGACCCTGCTGCAGCGCGACGAGGCTTACCGCGCCCTGCGCGTCAGCCAGCAGCAATTGCTCGACTCCAACCTGATGCTGCAGCGGCTGATGAACTCCGATGGCCTGACCGGGTTGTCCAACCGCCGCCACTTCGACGAATACCTGGAGCTGGAATGGCGCCGCGCCATGCGTGAGCAGCAGCAGTTGTCGCTGCTGATGATCGACGTGGACTTCTTCAAGGCCTACAACGACAGCTTCGGCCACCTGGCCGGTGACGAGGCCCTGCGCCAGGTAGCCGAGGCGATCCGCGGCGTGTGCTCGCGGCCGACCGACCTGCCGGCGCGCTACGGTGGCGAGGAGTTCGTCCTGGTATTGCCCAACACCTCGCAGGGTGGAGCACGCCTGGTGGCCGAGAAGCTGCGCCAGACCATATTGGGCCTGGGCATCCCGCACACCGCACCGACGACCGACTCGTACCTGACCGTGAGCATCGGCCTGGCAACCCAGACCCCGGCCATCGGCAGCCATAGCCGGCAGTTGATCTCTGCGGCGGACAAAGGGCTGTATCTGGCGAAAAACAGTGGGCGAAATCAGGTGGGAATTGCTTAG
- a CDS encoding TetR/AcrR family transcriptional regulator produces the protein MPHQGAAGIATAVAESVQYQGRKTARQGSEQRRQLILDAAMRIVVRDGVRGVRHRAVAAEAGVPLSATTYYFKDIEDLLTDTFAQYVERSAAYMAKLWANTEVVLRQLLAQGDGSPQARARLADEVARMTADYVQRQLLNRRDFLIAEQAFRQEALLCPRLAELVCAHDQILLHGTRQLLQVVGSRQPEQDAQMLTAIIEQMEYQGLLKDANAQADGQMLAMLTRYLQLVLASA, from the coding sequence ATGCCTCACCAGGGCGCCGCCGGCATCGCCACCGCCGTCGCCGAAAGCGTGCAATACCAAGGCCGCAAGACTGCCCGCCAGGGCAGCGAACAGCGTCGCCAGCTGATCCTCGACGCCGCCATGCGCATCGTCGTGCGCGACGGCGTGCGCGGGGTGCGCCACCGCGCAGTGGCCGCCGAGGCTGGCGTGCCATTGTCGGCCACCACCTATTACTTCAAGGACATCGAGGACCTGCTCACCGATACCTTCGCCCAGTACGTCGAGCGCAGCGCCGCCTACATGGCCAAGCTGTGGGCCAACACCGAGGTGGTGTTGCGCCAGTTGCTCGCCCAGGGTGACGGCAGCCCGCAGGCGCGGGCACGCCTGGCCGACGAGGTGGCGCGCATGACCGCCGACTACGTACAGCGCCAGCTGTTGAATCGCCGCGACTTCCTGATCGCCGAGCAGGCCTTCCGCCAGGAGGCGCTGCTGTGCCCGCGCCTGGCCGAACTGGTGTGTGCCCATGACCAGATTCTGTTGCATGGCACCCGGCAACTGTTGCAAGTGGTCGGTTCTCGGCAACCGGAACAGGACGCCCAAATGTTGACGGCGATTATCGAGCAGATGGAATATCAGGGCCTGCTCAAGGATGCGAACGCGCAAGCCGATGGGCAGATGCTCGCTATGCTTACCCGATACCTGCAGCTGGTGCTGGCATCGGCGTGA